One Pyrus communis chromosome 4, drPyrComm1.1, whole genome shotgun sequence genomic region harbors:
- the LOC137731813 gene encoding probable protein S-acyltransferase 6, translated as MRNNDMVRTQQERMHANALPQHSDSDRRIIDAPGPSLLLYQVWKGNNKFCFNGRIILGPDSRSLFLTVSLIVVPVILFCAFLSQGLIHQLPLYIGILIVALCPVLAVYVVILLLITSARDPGIIPRSLHPPEPEDDGYVSSISSDWPGSQNGPPGIPPTKEVIINGVIVKTKYCQTCMLYRPPRCSHCSICNNCVDRFDHHCPWVGQCIGKRNYRFFFMFVCSTTVLCLYVFAFCWVNIMQIMDYYHCSLWRAFSKSPVSGVLILYTFGAAWFVGGLTGFHIYLILTNQTTYENFRYRYNLKMNPYNRGCFSNITEVFFSEIPRSKHNFREVVKGDTSSVYTTSMPSGHPMSPEMPKASSDIEMGKRKAVAAEDLEDIQTQIDSVGGLQRCETQPRRTKWDHNANWGSSPDIQMLAAEFGMEHGSTDRQKIEGSINLKS; from the exons ATGAGAAATAACGACATGGTCAGAACGCAGCAGGAAAGAATGCACGCAAATGCTCTGCCTCAGCATTCTGACTCCGACCGTCGGATTATTGACGCCCCTGGCCCGTCCCTGCTGCTTTATCAAGTTTGGAAAGGAAACAAT AAATTTTGCTTTAATGGAAGAATTATATTGGGTCCAGATTCGAGGTCATTATTCCTTACTGTGTCCCTAATTGTGGTTCCGGTGATCCTGTTTTGCGCCTTTCTTTCGCAAGGACTAATTCATCAACTCCCGCTCTACATTGGCATTCTTATTGTGGCTTTATGTCCAGTATTAGCAGTATAT GTTGTGATTCTTCTCTTGATCACATCTGCAAGAGATCCTGGCATTATTCCTCGCAGCTTGCATCCTCCAGAACCAGAAGATGACGGCTATGTCTCTAGTATCTCTTCTGATTGGCCAGGAAGTCAGAATGGGCCTCCAGGCATACCACCCACAAAAGAAGTTATCATTAACGGCGTGATAGTTAAAACCAAATATTGTCAAACATGCATGCTATATCGCCCACCCCGATGCTCTCACTGCTCTATATGCAACAACTGCGttgatcgttttgatcaccatTGCCCATGGGTGGGGCAATGCATTGGCAAA aggAATTACAGATTCTTTTTCATGTTTGTGTGCTCCACGACCGTTCTGTGTCTCTATGTCTTTGCGTTCTGCTGGGTAAACATCATGCAGATAATGGATTATTACCATTGCAGTCTCTGGAGAGCTTTTTCAAAGTCACCTGTTTCAGGAGTTCTAATTCTCTATACATTTGGAGCTGCTTGGTTTGTTGGAGGTCTCACAGGATTCCATATCTATTTAATCCTCACTAATCAG ACAACATATGAAAACTTTCGGTATCGGTACAATCTGAAGATGAACCCTTACAATCGTGGGTGTTTTAGCAATATTACGGAAGTCTTCTTCTCTGAAATTCCGAGATCTAAACATAACTTCAGGGAAGTGGTCAAGGGCGATACTTCTTCTGTCTACACCACTTCAATGCCATCAGGCCATCCCATGAGCCCAGAGATGCCCAAAGCAAGTTCTGACATAGAAATGGGAAAACGAAAAGCTGTTGCTGCTGAAGATCTGGAGGATATACAAACTCAGATTGATAGTGTTGGTGGATTGCAGCGGTGTGAGACCCAGCCAAGACGTACAAAATGGGATCACAATGCCAACTGGGGGAGCTCACCTGATATACAAATGTTGGCTGCGGAGTTTGGAATGGAACATGGTTCAACAGACAGACAGAAAATTGAAGGGAGTATTAATCTGAAGAGCTAA